A region of the Yarrowia lipolytica chromosome 1C, complete sequence genome:
TCCGCTGCCACTCGACTTTGCTCTCAAGCTCGACGCAGACAACAACAGGAAACTCCAAATGGTACCCTGAATCAACGGCATAAACACCTGGTCTCTGATGGTGATGTAGGCAATCTTCCACCACTTTCCATCGGCAGCAGAGATTGCTCGAAGATAGGATTCTTCAAACCGCAGATCTGGGGGAGGTCGAATCTGGGGCACGGGCTTGACGACATTGGCGGATTCAGAGGAAATTGAATCAGCttcatcctcatcctcctcgtcaacATCTAGTTCTTGATCATCATGGGGTTCCTGGATCACAATCTCTTCTTCGACATCCATCTCGACATCCACCTCGACGTCCACCTCGACGTCCACAAAGCCGTCTGATTCGGTCATGATGCTTCCAGCCATGGCCATGGCACTATCACTCTCCAAAGCCGTTTCCACCTCGGTTAACTCGTtttgagacatgttgtgttgAGAGCCACTTAACTTGTAGAACAGCATGCTGCAAGATACGCTCCCAAAAATTAGAGTTGGTTATGTTCTCAAAAGGCGATGGAAACAGAGTGACGAATTACAGTGGGTTTATATCGTGTTGTAGAAGTGCCAGACAGAAGCTGAAAGTTGGAATGAACTACTTACTGCATATTTGTTAGGTAAGCTTAAGATATATACCTT
Encoded here:
- a CDS encoding uncharacterized protein (Compare to YALI0C07238g, no similarity), with amino-acid sequence MLFYKLSGSQHNMSQNELTEVETALESDSAMAMAGSIMTESDGFVDVEVDVEVDVEMDVEEEIVIQEPHDDQELDVDEEDEDEADSISSESANVVKPVPQIRPPPDLRFEESYLRAISAADGKWWKIAYITIRDQVFMPLIQGTIWSFLLLSASSLRAKSSGSGRYYGSSFVRWWRSINPPNRKH